One Rosa chinensis cultivar Old Blush chromosome 5, RchiOBHm-V2, whole genome shotgun sequence genomic region harbors:
- the LOC112167332 gene encoding uncharacterized protein LOC112167332 has protein sequence MNTALCGGPWILAGQTLIVRKWRPDFDLMTEFIGKMALWVRIFGLPVKYFKDYTVAKIGKILGDVVKVDQLTLGQSRGKFARVCIEVDLNKPLCPFVEVESVAYNVVYEGISLICFECGCFGHSKDKCPTLHSSLSDSAQPQAPTATVIGDVNDSTENNMIDAQQVVDASHKLPLTPQSQNAIIKEAMGPWMLMSYKNKKRVGENGGSNKNATNGSRFAILQEEGGIDSVELEPTMNDTPTDNNPPIVKLWQSFQEKKKNSTLAAKTKSTTTSTTTLKNTNSPCKQSSFGHGNHKSVLKENSSSALHAKSSSRLPMKDVSNIGSSSGSKAAMQYQRKAKGLISSVTKQQPHVFKKLSFENVDANVLGNGISTIFGHCSPEETLVDSGKYLSKSEASENFVEQTFADISMLTNDDSLPSQVGEGMTDA, from the coding sequence ATGAACACTGCTCTCTGTGGTGGACCTTGGATTTTGGCCGGGCAGACCCTAATTGTTAGAAAATGGAGGCCTGATTTTGACCTCATGACTGAATTCATTGGTAAAATGGCTCTGTGGGTTCGAATATTTGGGTTGCCTGTCAAATACTTTAAGGATTATACTGTGGCCAAAATTGGTAAAATTCTCGGTGATGTTGTTAAGGTTGATCAGCTTACTCTTGGCCAGTCAAGAGGGAAATTTGCTCGTGTTTGCATTGAAGTGGACCTAAACAAACCTCTATGTCCATTTGTTGAAGTTGAATCTGTTGCTTATAATGTGGTTTATGAGGGAATCTCACTAATCTGTTTTGAATGTGGTTGTTTTGGTCACTCTAAGGATAAATGTCCCACTCTTCATTCTAGTCTTAGTGATTCAGCTCAACCCCAAGCTCCTACTGCTACTGTGATTGGTGACGTCAATGACTCCACCGAAAACAATATGATTGATGCCCAACAAGTGGTGGATGCTTCCCACAAGTTACCTTTGACTCCCCAATCTCAGAATGCTATAATCAAAGAGGCTATGGGACCCTGGATGTTAATGagttacaaaaacaaaaagagagttGGAGAAAATGGAGGATCTAACAAGAATGCTACAAATGGCTCTAGGTTTGCTATTCTGCAAGAGGAGGGTGGTATTGACTCCGTGGAGCTTGAGCCGACCATGAATGACACTCCTACTGACAATAACCCCCCTATTGTGAAATTATGGCAGAGTTtccaagagaagaagaagaattctaCATTGGCTGCTAAGACCAAGAGTACTACTACCTCTACTACCACTTTGAAGAACACCAATTCTCCGTGTAAACAATCTTCTTTTGGGCATGGTAATCATAAATCTGTGTTGAAAGAGAATTCTTCTTCTGCATTGCATGCTAAAAGTTCTTCTCGACTTCCTATGAAAGATGTCTCTAATATTGGGAGTAGTAGTGGTTCCAAAGCTGCTATGCAGTACCAGAGGAAGGCAAAGGGGTTGATTTCATCCGTTACCAAACAGCAACCCCATGTTTTCAAAAAGCTCTCTTTTGAAAATGTGGATGCTAATGTCCTTGGTAATGGAATCTCAACGATCTTTGGGCATTGTTCCCCAGAGGAGACTTTGGTGGATTCCGGAAAATATTTGTCTAAGTCAGAGGCATCTGAGAACTTTGTTGAACAAACATTTGCTGATATTAGCATGTTGACTAATGATGATAGTCTGCCTTCTCAAGTTGGGGAAGGTATGACTGATGCTTAA
- the LOC121049496 gene encoding uncharacterized protein LOC121049496 isoform X1 — MYCTKVGIHGTASCSYTRRVPNNAPVGPGCELVCRICESPFSGTCCGLDEGRAILKECIICGAYGDHWPRWCPRNNRVDKKLLDLPPGKVEQKEPAKPASVKTNAVKDDDPEFFQLQQVDMIRLDTKQMPKMQSLCNHSSIVT, encoded by the exons ATGTATTGTACAAAGGTGGGGATACACGGTACTGCATCTTGCTCCTACACGAGACGTGTCCCAAACAATGCACCTGTTGGCCCTGGCTGTGAACTAGTTTGTAGGATCTGTGAAAGTCCGTTTTCAGGCACCTGTTGTGGTCTAGATGAAGGCCGTGCTATTCTCAAAGAGTGCATAATTTGTGGGGCGTACGGTGACCACTGGCCTAGATGGTGCCCACGCAACAATCGAGTCGACAAGAAACTTTTGGACCTTCCTCCTG GAAAAGTTGAACAGAAGGAGCCTGCAAAGCCAGCTTCAGTTAAGACTAATGCTGTCAAAGACGATGACCCAGAG TTCTTCCAACTACAGCAGGTTGACATGATCCGACTGGATACAAAACAGATGCCAAAAATGCAAAGCCTCTGCAACCACTCATCTATTGTAACATGA
- the LOC121049496 gene encoding uncharacterized protein LOC121049496 isoform X2 yields the protein MYCTKVGIHGTASCSYTRRVPNNAPVGPGCELVCRICESPFSGTCCGLDEGRAILKECIICGAYGDHWPRWCPRNNRVDKKLLDLPPGKVEQKEPAKPASVKTNAVKDDDPEQVDMIRLDTKQMPKMQSLCNHSSIVT from the exons ATGTATTGTACAAAGGTGGGGATACACGGTACTGCATCTTGCTCCTACACGAGACGTGTCCCAAACAATGCACCTGTTGGCCCTGGCTGTGAACTAGTTTGTAGGATCTGTGAAAGTCCGTTTTCAGGCACCTGTTGTGGTCTAGATGAAGGCCGTGCTATTCTCAAAGAGTGCATAATTTGTGGGGCGTACGGTGACCACTGGCCTAGATGGTGCCCACGCAACAATCGAGTCGACAAGAAACTTTTGGACCTTCCTCCTG GAAAAGTTGAACAGAAGGAGCCTGCAAAGCCAGCTTCAGTTAAGACTAATGCTGTCAAAGACGATGACCCAGAG CAGGTTGACATGATCCGACTGGATACAAAACAGATGCCAAAAATGCAAAGCCTCTGCAACCACTCATCTATTGTAACATGA